In Deltaproteobacteria bacterium HGW-Deltaproteobacteria-18, the genomic window GGTTCCGGGAATCCCTCTACGCCAAACGGTTCCATACCTACACCGTGCCAATGGTCAAACCGCTCAGTATCGCGCTGGACATCTGGGAGCGCTACGACCGCAATTTCATGAGCGAAGCCGAGCTTCGCGAAGACTAGAGATCCCTGCCAAACGAGCACAAGAAAACCCGGCCTTTGCAAATTGCAACTGCCGGGTTTTCTTTCTCGTTTTGCGCGTGCCCCTGGGGCTATTTTTTGGCTTCCGCCCCCCAAAGCTGCTTGAGTCGCTGATCGCGGCCGCAGCCCTGGCGATAGAAACGGTACCTCAGAGGATTTTTTTTGTAATAATCCTGGTGATATTCCTCGGCGGCATAAAACTCGGTGCGGGGCAGAATCTCGGTTGCTACCTTGAATCCCCGAGCCTCCTCAAGCTGGGCCATTGACGCTCTCGCGATGGATTCTTCGGCCTCGTCCGCAAAAAATACGGCAGATCTGTACTGCGGGCCACGATCGCAGAACTGCCCTCCGGCGTCGGTGGGGTCTATGTTGCGCCAAAAAACATCAAGAAGCTTCCCAAAGTCAACCAACTCAGGATCATAGACCACCCGCATGGCTTCTAGATGCCCGCTGGTCCCGGACGAAACCTGTTCGTAGCTCGGATTTGGCGTCTGTCCGCCAGTGTAACCCGCCTCCGTTGCCAACACACCGGGCAGCGCGTCGAAAGGTCCTTCAAGACACCAAAAGCATCCGCCCGCGAAAACCGCCTCTTTATTCTGTGCAGCCACATTACCTCCAAACAAACCAAGTACCAGTAGTGCCAACGTCAACGCCAGTCGCATAGGGCCTCCCTAAAGTTCCGTGCCAGAATCCCAGAGCGCACCTTCCGCAAGGAACGGAATTCCTCCGGAACTCAGACCGCCCTGGTACAAAACCCCGTCCAATGCGTAGGTCAGCTTGCCCGGACCGTTCTGAAAGGTGATGATCTGACGCAACAGGTCCAGTGTCGAGGCGGAGGCCTCGACTTTGAAAACTGCCTCGCTCAAGGCCTCCACCCTTCCATTTTCCGAAGACACGGCGGGAAGAAGATTCATGTCATTAAAACGTGCATTGACCCTGACTCCGGTCCAGGCCAACGCAAAAGGATTGGGGTTGACTATCCGCAAAGTCAAAACAACTCTTTGCTCAAAGAGAGTGCTGCTTGCAGGGACCACATTGACCAGTCTCACCGTTGGGGATTCCACTTTTTGCCCGAAATGGGCACATCCGGAAACCGCAATAAAAAAAGAAACTGCAAGAAACAACGCGAGACTTCTCATTCTCCCCCCTGTCAAACCATGATCATAAAAAACTTCAACGTGCTTCCCAAACTGGAAAAGTTTCTGGAAGCTGCTCATCAGACAACCGCCACTGATCTTCGCCATCGACATTTTTCCGTCCTGCATACCTCAGGATCACCTTCTTTGGACCATGGGCAAAGAATCCGTTTCCTCCCAGAACTTCGAGTGCCTCATTTTCGTCGGGGTACTCAAGAGCCGAGACGTAACAAATTCTTTCACCGTTCTTCTCTGTGCAATGCGGTTCAAAATAACGCATGAAGTGCAACAAGGTATTCATGTTTTTCATAGGTCCTCCCATCTTCAACTGTCTTTTCCCATGCTAATCACTGTGGACGGGATGACAAACGTTAAAAAGGGAATCGCCCTGAAAAAGACAACCGTGACCAGGAGCGGAAGCGGGCAAACGTCGGAATTTGATTGTCGGTCCCAAGACACGCTTCACGCGAAGGACGAAAACCAAAACTTTTCGTCAGGCTGATCGCTTTGCCGTATCAATTTGAAATTTCTTGATCTTGTAGTGCATGGTCCGACGACTGACCCCGAGCAGATCGGCGGCGTCCTTGACCACCCAGGCGCTTCGCTCAAGAGCGTTCAGGACCACCTGCTTCTCGCTTCCGGCCAAAGAGAGAAGATTGCCGGGCAGGGGCGTGTCCTCGTAGCTCTCTTCGAACTGCATATCCTCCATCCGGATAACTCCGTCTGAAGACAAGATGACCGCAGCCTCCAGCATATTGCGCAGTTCACGCACGTTGCCGGGCCAGGGATAGTCGAGGATGGCTTCGGACACTTCTGCGTCGAGACGCGCCATGGGTCCGTCCTCGGCAAAGAGCTGGAGAAAACGCTCGGCCAGAATGTGGATGTCGGCCTTGCGCTCACGCAGGGGCGGAACCTGGATGGTGATGACCTTGAGGCGGTAGTAAAGATCTTCCCGAAACTCGCCGCTACGCACCAAATCGGCCAAATCCGCATTGGTCGCGGCAATGACGCGGCAATTGACTGCGGTCTCGGCCAGATCTCCAACCCGCCGGATTTTTCGCTCCTGCAGGAAGCGCAGGAGGCGCAACTGCATTTCCGATGAGATATTGCCTATCTC contains:
- the msrA gene encoding peptide-methionine (S)-S-oxide reductase, which codes for MRLALTLALLVLGLFGGNVAAQNKEAVFAGGCFWCLEGPFDALPGVLATEAGYTGGQTPNPSYEQVSSGTSGHLEAMRVVYDPELVDFGKLLDVFWRNIDPTDAGGQFCDRGPQYRSAVFFADEAEESIARASMAQLEEARGFKVATEILPRTEFYAAEEYHQDYYKKNPLRYRFYRQGCGRDQRLKQLWGAEAKK